The proteins below come from a single Pleuronectes platessa chromosome 3, fPlePla1.1, whole genome shotgun sequence genomic window:
- the LOC128436925 gene encoding toll-like receptor 2 has translation MKILTFLVLMPLMHQSFSLSSPQCHFCDETSWNCSNQNLRKVPAAPPQHITQLDLSFNTVETIMQGDFLTYASLRSLILTHNKIKTIQGRAFVPLTHLETLDLSMNQLAALSADWFKNLFSLQHLNLLGNRYKTLGEVDLFQPLKKLKTLQFGGPDLQSVRETDFSGLSGLQELVFDGKNLLNYTEGSLRRIGPISRVTLGLNGSFNRNPTLVEAVLSDVAHPTTTLTFTETDFISKYEMYPLQVAFNGGITHIIFRNIIMTTAASMALLKILPDSNISTLALEDAKLHLLPLGDIWMIPNSFQLEVAVFKNVDVPEFLKFPPVFFLLRGVRRVSLQNSKVFALPCESTADFPKLEYMDVSDNFFSDLALSNMMCDGRGGLWSLRTLNVSGNHLRSLNSHLFTKLENLTNIDMSGNMLHVMPETCNWPPSLTFLNLSSTHLTKVTSCLPPSLHTLDLSNNELSMFNVGLPLLTELYINGNKIKSLPVGRLYPRLVAIFIHNNNLQTFSRNDLNAFDSLKSLEAAGNTYICSCDFVELVTSGLTKHGVRIEDGLKSYICNSPDASRGTSVADVRLSAFECQAALSISLLCLGLLVVCLLIAGLCHKYNAAWYMEMIWAWLRAKRKPKLKKGALEYDAFVSYSEMDSGWVDAHLVPELEQSEPPLRLCLHKRDFHPGGWIMDNIMDAVEKSRKTLFVLSQHFVQSEWCKYELDYTHFRWFDQNDDTVVLILLEPIDKETIPKKFCRLRRVMNSRTYLEWPDDDNMVERFWQSLRAAIKDQ, from the coding sequence ATGAAGATCCTGACGTTTCTCGTGTTAATGCCTCTAATGCATCAAAGCTTCTCACTTTCCAGTCCCCAGTGTCACTTCTGTGATGAAACATCGTGGAACTGCTCAAACCAAAACCTGAGGAAAGTCCCTGCAGCCCCCCCACAGCACATCACTCAACTCGACCTCTCATTCAACACAGTGGAGACGATAATGCAGGGCGACTTTCTCACATATGCCAGTTTGAGGTCTTTGATCTTGACTCACAACAAAATCAAAACCATCCAGGGACGAGCTTTTGTCCCCCTGACTCATTTAGAGACACTGGACCTGTCCATGAACCAACTGGCTGCGCTGTCTGCTGACTGGTTTAAGAACCTTTTCTCCCTTCAGCACTTGAATCTCCTGGGAAACAGATACAAAACATTGGGTGAAGTCGATCTATTCCAGCCTCTGAAGAAATTAAAAACCCTCCAGTTTGGAGGACCTGACCTTCAATCCGTCAGAGAAACAGACTTCTCGGGGCTGAGTGGTCTTCAGGAGCTGGTTTTTGACGGGAAAAACCTACTGAACTACACCGAAGGAAGTTTGAGACGAATTGGGCCCATTAGCCGTGTGACCCTTGGTCTGAATGGTTCCTTTAACAGGAATCCAACCCTTGTAGAAGCGGTTCTCTCAGATGTTGCACACCCGACCACAACGCTGACTTTCACTGAAACAGACTTCATCTCCAAATATGAGATGTACCCACTTCAAGTGGCCTTCAATGGCGGTATTACACATATCAtttttagaaacatcatcatgaCGACTGCAGCAAGCATGGCTCTTCTGAAGATTCTGCCAGACTCGAACATATCTACGTTGGCACTTGAAGATGCAAAACTCCACTTATTACCTCTGGGTGACATTTGGATGATCCCAAACTCTTTCCAGCTGGAAGTTGCTGTCTTTAAAAACGTGGACGTCCCAGAATTCCTCAAGTTCCCACCTGTCTTTTTCCTGCTGAGGGGGGTGCGACGGGTGTCTCTGCAAAACAGCAAGGTGTTCGCCCTCCCCTGTGAATCCACTGCCGACTTCCCCAAGCTGGAGTACATGGACGTCAGTGACAACTTCTTCAGTGATCTCGCGCTGAGCAACATGATGTGCGACGGGCGGGGGGGCCTGTGGAGTCTGCGAACCCTCAACGTCAGCGGTAATCACCTGCGATCACTCAACAGCCACCTCTTCACCAAACTGGAAAACCTTACCAATATCGACATGAGCGGAAATATGCTTCACGTTATGCCTGAGACGTGTAACTGGCCTCCCAGTCTGACGTTTCTAAACCTTTCATCGACACATTTAACGAAGGTGACCTCTTGTCTGCCACCCAGTTTGCACACCCTGGATTTATCCAACAACGAGTTGAGCATGTTCAACGTGGGACTGCCTCTCCTCACAGAGTTGTACATCAACGGCAACAAGATCAAGAGTTTGCCTGTCGGCCGTTTATACCCTCGTCTTGTAGCAATCttcattcacaacaacaacttaCAGACATTCAGCAGAAATGATCTAAATGCTTTTGATAGTTTGAAGAGTCTGGAGGCGGCGGGGAACACGTACATCTGCTCATGTGACTTTGTGGAGTTGGTGACGAGTGGCTTGACGAAACATGGAGTCAGAATCGAAGACGGGTTGAAGTCGTACATCTGCAACTCCCCCGACGCCTCCAGAGGAACGAGTGTAGCGGACGTGAGGTTGTCGGCGTTTGAGTGCCAAGCAGCTTTATCCATTTCTCTGCTCTGCTTGGGCCTCCTGGTGGTGTGTCTGCTCATTGCAGGTTTGTGTCACAAGTATAACGCCGCCTGGTACATGGAGATGATCTGGGCCTGGCTGAGAGCCAAGAGGAAGCCGAAGTTGAAAAAGGGAGCGCTTGAGTACGACGCCTTCGTGTCCTACAGCGAGATGGACTCCGGTTGGGTGGATGCGCATCTGGTCCCGGAGCTGGAGCAGTCCGAGCCCCCGCTCCGACTCTGCCTCCACAAGAGGGACTTTCATCCCGGTGGATGGATCATGGACAACATCATGGACGCCGTCGAGAAGAGTCGCAAAACACTCTTCGTCCTTTCTCAGCATTTTGTCCAGAGCGAGTGGTGCAAGTACGAGCTGGACTACACCCATTTCAGGTGGTTCGACCAAAACGACGACACGGTTGTGCTGATTCTGTTGGAGCCCATCGACAAAGAGACCATCCCCAAGAAGTTCTGCAGGCTGCGGAGGGTCATGAACTCCAGGACCTACCTGGAGTGGCCCGATGACGACAACATGGTGGAAAGGTTCTGGCAAAGTTTGAGAGCCGCTATCAAAGACCAGTGA
- the LOC128437501 gene encoding protein PERCC1 produces the protein MAAGVIRNFLVQAQAPAFFPMIFQSSPCKDDIEMEGEDKQEEREEEREEEEDREDDEDEEESDAQEEEEEDDCSEEGFLNPAPCALDVTKQLLTFADLISRDVQRYFGRCSGDHEACDIYSDSVSATTGGRLRYYDDLLRIARAGSPEEPESGSSAANQEAVGVAKGNSILGPLAELFDHVSPSLGRGRPMVKRHLPLSFWTEPIPCCSLGGFTNTPDVTNTNTPSQGGAHTDNDTHMPFNTHHNAHGLENNQLDFSDLLAYWDPNPELTHTLTETTHMQH, from the coding sequence ATGGCGGCAGGCGTCATCAGGAACTTCCTCGTCCAGGCCCAGGCTCCGGCCTTCTTCCCCATGATTTTCCAGAGCTCTCCGTGCAAGGACGACATTGAAATGGAGGGAGAAGacaagcaggaggagagggaagaggagagggaagaggaagaggacagagaagaCGACGAGGACGAAGAAGAATCTGAcgctcaggaggaggaagaggaggacgactgCTCAGAGGAGGGTTTTCTGAACCCGGCCCCCTGCGCCCTGGATGTGACCAAGCAGCTGCTGACGTTCGCAGACCTCATCAGTCGGGACGTTCAGAGGTATTTCGGACGCTGCTCCGGGGACCACGAGGCGTGTGACATCTACAGCGACTCCGTCTCCGCCACGACCGGCGGGCGCCTGCGCTACTACGACGACCTGCTGAGGATAGCGAGAGCGGGAAGTCCGGAGGAGCCAGAGAGCGGCTCCTCAGCGGCCAATCAGGAAGCAGTCGGGGTCGCAAAGGGCAACTCCATTTTGGGGCCCCTCGCTGAACTCTTCGACCACGTGAGCCCGAGTCTGGGCCGCGGCCGGCCGATGGTCAAACGGCATCTCCCGCTCAGTTTCTGGACCGAGCCGATCCCCTGCTGCTCCCTGGGCGGCTTCACCAACACACCTgacgtcacaaacacaaacacaccttcacAGGGCGGCGCGCACAcagacaatgacacacacatgcccttTAACACACACCACAACGCACACGGCCTGGAAAACAATCAGCTGGACTTCAGCGACTTGCTGGCGTACTGGGATCCGAACccagagctcacacacacactgacggagaccacacacatgcagcattgA